From Tiliqua scincoides isolate rTilSci1 chromosome 2, rTilSci1.hap2, whole genome shotgun sequence, the proteins below share one genomic window:
- the LOC136638582 gene encoding adenylate kinase 8-like codes for MDATSKPHNIPPAMGLYAEKNKIFQLMQNLMEALLVHQPSDPIDFMISHLKKDNNEVPSILIVGPPASGKTTISHWLCKHLGASYLCLRDLLYNNSLKKSKEALAYIAQKEKVPDELWVALLEERLNSEDCVNFGWVLDGFPKTRKQVLLLQSIGISPQHVVVLYAPDTVLMERNLGKLLDPLTQEVYHSTFDWPIDVTVQKRLVVPEGISEQSTTRKLLKSQRNIPGILQAYQENHKRINADQPCADVFAQALNYVQSRPRTNAPFVPRIILLGLPGSGKSLQAALLAQKYDMVNICFGDLLREKVAAYTAVGELIRPYLESGYPVIDSVVLRVLKERLSQHDCQTFGWVLHGFPRDVDQADLISHCHHEPNRTFFLNLPAEVAMQRICQRTTDPVTGERYHSIFKPPTEEEVHQRLCRNPKDSPEHVELKIDFYNRQVADLEDYYEDAIFINADQDPYTVFEYIESCLVNPLPVKNTYPI; via the coding sequence ATGGATGCTACAAGCAAGCCCCACAATATCCCTCCAGCGATGGGGCTCTATGCCGAGAAGAACAAGATCTTCCAACTCATGCAGAATCTAATGGAAGCTCTCCTGGTGCACCAGCCTTCAGATCCCATTGACTTCATGATCAGCCACCTGAAGAAAGATAACAATGAGGTTCCCAGTATTTTAATAGTGGGGCCACCTGCCTCAGGTAAGACAACCATCTCCCACTGGCTCTGCAAGCACCTTGGTGCCAGTTACCTTTGCCTCCGGGATCTCCTGTATAACAACTCACTCAAGAAGTCCAAGGAAGCCCTGGCTTACATAGCACAGAAGGAAAAGGTCCCTGATGAGCTTTGGGTTGCCCTTTTGGAAGAACGGCTGAACAGTGAAGACTGTGTCAATTTTGGTTGGGTGTTGGATGGATTTCCTAAGACCAGGAAGCAGGTCCTACTGCTCCAGTCCATAGGCATCAGTCCCCAGCATGTTGTGGTGCTCTATGCTCCTGACACAGTGCTGATGGAGAGGAACCTTGGCAAGTTGCTAGACCCATTGACCCAGGAAGTGTACCATAGTACTTTTGACTGGCCAATAGACGTCACTGTGCAGAAGCGCTTGGTGGTGCCAGAAGGCATCTCAGAGCAATCCACAACCAGGAAACTTCTGAAAAGCCAACGCAACATCCCTGGCATACTTCAAGCTTACCAGGAGAACCACAAGCGCATCAATGCTGATCAGCCCTGCGCAGATGTCTTTGCACAAGCCTTAAATTATGTGCAGAGCCGCCCGCGCACAAATGCCCCCTTTGTCCCCAGAATCATACTCCTGGGCCTGCCTGGCAGTGGTAAAAGCTTGCAGGCTGCTCTCTTAGCCCAGAAATACGACATGGTCAATATCTGCTTTGGGGATCTGCTGCGGGAAAAGGTGGCTGCCTACACAGCAGTGGGTGAGCTCATCAGGCCCTACCTTGAGAGTGGTTACCCAGTGATCGACAGCGTTGTCTTGCGGGTCCTCAAGGAGCGTCTCTCCCAGCATGACTGCCAGACCTTTGGCTGGGTGCTCCATGGCTTCCCTCGTGATGTGGACCAAGCTGATCTCATCAGTCACTGTCACCATGAACCCAACCGGACCTTTTTCCTCAACTTACCCGCCGAGGTGGCAATGCAACGCATCTGCCAACGTACCACAGACCCTGTCACAGGGGAGAGGTACCACAGTATCTTCAAGCCCCCCACTGAAGAAGAGGTGCACCAGCGTCTATGTCGCAACCCCAAGGATTCTCCTGAACACGTGGAATTGAAAATCGATTTCTACAACCGGCAAGTCGCAGATCTCGAAGATTATTACGAAGATGCCATTTTCATTAATGCTGACCAGGACCCCTACACCGTCTTTGAGTACATTGAGAGCTGCCTGGTGAACCCACTCCCCGTCAAGAACACATACCCTATATAG